One Pararge aegeria chromosome 4, ilParAegt1.1, whole genome shotgun sequence DNA segment encodes these proteins:
- the LOC120623444 gene encoding 60S ribosomal protein L30 has product MVAAKKQKKTIESINSRLALVMKSGKYCLGYKQTLKTLRQGKAKLVIIAKNAPPLRKSEIEYYALLAKTGVHHYSGNNIELGTACGKYYRVCTLAITDPGDSDIITTLPEATA; this is encoded by the exons ATGGTTGCCGCAAAGAAACAG AAAAAGACTATCGAGTCTATAAACTCCAGATTGGCTCTGGTTATGAAATCTGGGAAATACTGTCTTGGTTACAAGCAGACGCTGAAAACTCTACGTCAGGGCAAGGCGAAGTTGGTCATTATTGCCAAAAATGCACCTCCACTAAG GAAATCCGAAATTGAGTACTATGCTCTATTGGCCAAGACTGGTGTTCACCATTACAGTGGAAACAACATTGAATTAGGTACTGCCTGCGGAAAGTACTACAGAGTGTGCACATTAGCCATTACTGACCCTGGAGACTCTGACATTATAACAACATTGCCGGAGGCAACTGcttag
- the LOC120623515 gene encoding p53 and DNA damage-regulated protein 1: MDNQAKVLQYLISVEKLAEEIINDKRDIILLDKRRNQNREALRDISKACQTNCWVTVGSVLLKHKLTDTISLLEADQKQLNIDINKLRSNLKVKVNDLRDLEMLPPVSGSLLVPLTNKESEVFMSAKPVVEQRHYHHYM, encoded by the exons ATGGATAACCAAGCCAAAGTTTTACAGTATCTCATTTCAGTAGAAAAACTGgccgaagaaattataaatgataaacGTGATATAATACTTCTAGACAAGAGAAGAAATCAGAATCGTGAAGCACTCAGAGATATTAGTAAAGCCTGCCAAACAAATTGTTGGGTGACAGTTGGATCTGTTCTTCTAAAACATAAATTGACAGATACAATATCACTACTAGAAGCTGATCAAAAACAACTAAACATTGACATAAATAAGCTACGGAGTAATTTGAAAGTAAAAGTTAATGATTTAAGAGATTTAGAAATGTTACCCCCAGTGTCTGGTTCACTGCTAGTCCCTTTAACTAATAAAGAATCTGAAG TATTTATGTCTGCTAAACCTGTAGTAGAACAAAGACATTATCACCACTACATGTGA